From a region of the Mauremys mutica isolate MM-2020 ecotype Southern chromosome 12, ASM2049712v1, whole genome shotgun sequence genome:
- the LOC123345593 gene encoding uncharacterized protein LOC123345593 produces MRPQLLPLALALLAALPPGAQAGPEVTAEAGSRVRLPCTLTGPELSWRWVPRYPRCAGGSGGIQTIYTVTAAQEHDAPEGKFQKRLRLLMDQGTRTSVLELRPLHMNDSGAFFCASPRQEAPPISVTITPGCPAGASIEMIPQEPVREGASVSLSCSPCGAQGPTSPPAGGATWRLNGKPPPDPTALRILRSNTVTIEGFSSRWEGLWSCHLPGDPPRSGGYCLERHPGAHGTQESPPPGPTPVSPGSAPGSGGGVTVLALRWGLALLFLSASLGAVGYVHWRTRVRPASRPQRD; encoded by the exons ATgcgcccccagctcctgcccctggcCCTCGCCCTCCTGGCAGCGCTGCCCCCAGGGGCACAGGCAG GCCCGGAGGTGACGGCAGAAGCCGGCTCGCGTGTGAGGCTCCCCTGCACCCTGACGGGGCCTGAGCTGAGCTGGCGGTGGGTCCCGCGGTACCCGCGCTGcgctggtggtagcggtgggatacAGACGATTTACACAGTGACGGCGGCCCAGGAACACGACGCTCCGGAGGGGAAATTTCAGAAGCGGCTGCGGCTCCTAATGGATCAGGGCACCCGAACCTCCGTCCTCGAACTCCGACCCCTCCACATGAACGACTCGGGGGCCTTCTTCTGTgccagccccaggcaggaggccCCACCCATCTCTGTGACCATCACCCCCG GCTGCCCGGCCGGGGCGTCCATCGAAATGATCCCCCAGGAGCCGGTCAGGGAGGGAGCGTCTGTGTCGCTCTCCTGTTCCCCCTGTGGGGCGCAGGGACCCACttcacccccagcagggggcgccacgTGGCGGCTCAATGGGAAGCCGCCGCCAGACCCCACAGCCCTTCGGATCCTGAGGTCTAACACGGTGACGATAGAGGGTTTCTCCAGCCGCTGGGAGGGTCTGTGGAGCTGCCACCTGCCTGGGGATCCCCCCCGGTCTGGGGGCTACTGCCTGGAGCGCCACCCGGGGGCGCACGGGACCCAGGAGAGCCCCCCACCCGGCCCCACCCCCGTAAGTCCAG GCTCGGCgcccggcagcggcgggggggtgaCGGTGCTGGCCCTGCGCTGGGGCCTCGCCCTCCTCTTCCTCAGCGCCAGCCTCGGGGCCGTCGGCTACGTGCACTGGAGAACCCGGGTCCGGCCGGCCAGCAG GCCCCAGCGGGACTGA
- the LOC123345827 gene encoding uncharacterized protein LOC123345827, with amino-acid sequence MRVQPAPRRLGRGSCRPGPGTRRPERREPGPEVTAEAGSTVNLSCNLTGPRLSWWWVPRYPRCAGGSGGIQTIYTVTAAGAANAPEGRFQKRLRLLMDQGTRTSVLELRPLHMNDSGAFFCASPSQEAPLISMTVTPGCPAGASITAVPQEPVGEGASVSLSCSPCGAQGPTSPPAGGATWWLNGKPLPDSAALRILRAKVTIEGFSSRWEGLWSCHLPGDPPRSGGYCLERHPGAHGTQESPPPGPTPLSAGRVIPAPILSPGPSPTSLLPLVGGCAGAALGLVLVGIVAVICRRRRRARAASATPRVTEMDRKSERAAEQPGPPAPGGAEQKPPPPNPHPDGEGPEGISYSTLHFQAPRGAGAGARAETGPATIYSELATRHG; translated from the exons ATGCGGGTGCAGCCGGCCCCTCGGCGGCTCGGCCGGGGCTCCTGCAGGCCGGGCCCTGGCACGAGACGGCCCGAGCGACGGGAGCCGG GCCCGGAGGTGACGGCAGAAGCCGGCTCCACTGTGAATCTGTCCTGCAACCTGACGGGGCCGAGGCTGAGCTGGTGGTGGGTCCCGCGATACCCGCGCTGcgctggtggcagcggtgggatacAGACGATTTACACAGTGACGGCGGCCGGGGCAGCCAACGCTCCGGAGGGGAGATTTCAGAAGCGGCTGCGGCTCCTAATGGATCAGGGCACCCGAACCTCCGTCCTCGAACTCCGACCCCTCCACATGAACGACTCGGGGGCCTTCTTctgtgccagccccagccaggaggcCCCACTGATCTCCATGACCGTCACCCCCG GCTGCCCGGCCGGGGCGTCCATCACCGCGGTCCCCCAGGAGCCAGTCGGGGAGGGAGCGTCTGTGTCGCTCTCCTGTTCCCCCTGTGGGGCGCAGGGACCCACctcacccccagcagggggcgccacgTGGTGGCTCAATGGGAAGCCGCTGCCAGACTCCGCAGCCCTTCGGATCCTGAGGGCCAAGGTGACGATAGAGGGTTTCTCCAGCCGCTGGGAGGGTCTGTGGAGCTGCCACCTGCCTGGGGATCCCCCCCGGTCTGGGGGCTACTGCCTGGAGCGCCACCCGGGGGCGCACGGGACCCAGGAGAGCCCCCCACCCGGCCCCACCCCC ctcagcgccgggcgagTGATCCCAGCCCCCATTCTTTCCCCAGGCCCCAGTCCCACCTCGCTCCTGCCTCTGGTCGGGGGCTGCGCGGGGGCCGCTCTGGGCCTGGTCCTCGTGGGCATCGTCGCTGTTATTTGCCGTAGGAGGCGCCGGGCCAGGGCCGCCAG cgCGACCCCCAGGGTGACGGAAATGGACAGAAAATCGGAGCGAGCAG cggagcagcccggcccccccgCGCCTGGCGGAGCCGAGCAGAAGCCgccgccccccaacccccaccctgatgGCGAG GGCCCCGAGGGGATCTCGTACAGCACCCTGCACTTCCAGGCgccccgcggggccggggccggggccagggcggAAACCGGCCCGGCCACCATCTACTCCGAGCTGGCCACCCGCCACGGCTGA
- the LOC123345595 gene encoding TNF receptor-associated factor 1-like, whose product MVAEGEALAAPSRRRLVVEVVQGPQEPRGRLDQRLDEVEAQQKTLQNIVTVLSREMGRREGARGSANGGSANVLGEAMARILYLEEKVAQQDTLLALKDVMISNLGARVEALEQTSYNGQFLWRLPDIGRKMQQALSRQTPALYSPPFYTSRYGYKLCLKVYLNGDGTGAGTHISLFLVLMRGEYDCWLKWPFHHKVTFTLLDQVGDRHISSSFRPSEASSSFQRPVSNCNIASGVPEFFPLCQLHAPEATYIHEDTLAFKALIGDTNL is encoded by the exons ATGGTGGCGGAGGGCGAGGCCCTGGCGGCCCCGTCCCGCCGGCGCCTCGTGGTGGAGGTGGTGCAGGGGCCGCAGGAGCCCCGGGGGCGGCTGGACCAGCGGCTGGACGAGGTGGAGGCGCAGCAGAAGACCTTGCAGAACATCGTGACGGTGCTGAGCCGGGAGATGGGCCGGCGCGAGGGGGCCAGAGGCTCGGCCAACGGGGGCTCGGCCAACGTGCTGGGGGAAGCCATGGCCCGAATCCTGTACCTGGAGGAGAAG GTGGCCCAGCAGGACACGCTCCTGGCCCTCAAGGATGTGATGATCAGCAACCTGGGGGCCCGGGTCGAGGCCCTGGAGCAGACCTCCTACAACGGGCAGTTTCTCTGGAGGCTCCCTGACATAGGGCGCAAGATGCAGCAAGCCCTTTCCAGACAGACACCTGCCCTCTACTCTCCCC CCTTTTACACCAGCCGCTACGGCTACAAACTCTGCCTCAAGGTTTACCTCAACGGGGACGGCACCGGGGCTGGGACGCACATCTCCCTCTTCTTGGTGCTGATGAGGGGCGAATACGATTGCTGGCTCAAATGGCCTTTCCATCACAAG GTCACCTTCACGCTTCTGGATCAAGTCGGCGACCGTcacatctcaagctctttccgaCCGTCGGAAGCCTCCTCTTCCTTCCAGCGGCCCGTGAGCAACTGCAACATAGCCAGCGGCGTCCCCGAATTCTTCCCCCTGTGCCAGCTCCACGCCCCGGAAGCCACCTACATCCACGAGGACACCTTAGCCTTCAAGGCCCTGATCGGCGACACCAACCTCTAG